One Pyrus communis chromosome 13, drPyrComm1.1, whole genome shotgun sequence genomic window carries:
- the LOC137713385 gene encoding uncharacterized protein gives MSLTVENPNLVTWVRFNHVRGSISYKDYFVAISSVEPFELGLKESKMIRLKISSKMTGSEEDYHRLGLPVVIMKWGLDEMLSRQREDGAVHFNLQMFVWATYKTGWWGEQHVVMSPQCLDMKVELSPRIGFGSWISGGPMSCSVPVLIS, from the coding sequence ATGTCCCTTACAGTAGAAAACCCTAATCTTGTCACATGGGTTCGTTTCAACCATGTAAGGGGCTCGATTTCGTACAAAGATTACTTCGTCGCGATAAGCTCTGTGGAGCCGTTTGAATTGGGATTGAAGGAAAGTAAAATGATTCGCTTGAAGATATCGTCAAAGATGACAGGGTCGGAGGAGGACTATCATCGCCTTGGTCTGCCGGTGGTGATCATGAAGTGGGGTTTGGATGAGATGCTGAGTAGGCAACGTGAGGATGGAGCTGTGCATTTTAACTTGCAAATGTTTGTTTGGGCAACTTATAAGACTGGTTGGTGGGGGGAACAACATGTTGTAATGAGCCCTCAGTGTTTGGATATGAAGGTTGAATTATCGCCTAGAATTGGTTTCGGAAGTTGGATTAGTGGAGGGCCTATGAGCTGCTCGGTTCCTGTACTAATTAGTTGA
- the LOC137713387 gene encoding uncharacterized protein — MGISKTAQRSVTIQLLPVSHSPSSSNPYISQPITSRWASKLVLVHRVLLFALGIVTLICVIMATSLVPQPPKIRLNSLFVSKLNISRGMLGANFDVTFTIENPNLVSWVRFNRLDGSISYKDNVVLTYSLEPFVLGLKQQRTMRVKISTMALEDDDQPVVEEWVLDEVKRQREDGAVELSMEMFAWATYKTGWWGTQFVIMNPQCLDLRVGFLPKLGFGSWISGGPMMCSVPVLID; from the coding sequence ATGGGGATTAGTAAAACAGCGCAGCGCTCAGTCACCATTCAGCTGCTGCCAGTTTCACACAGCCCTTCGAGTTCAAACCCCTACATATCGCAGCCTATTACATCGAGATGGGCATCAAAATTAGTACTTGTTCACCGTGTTTTGTTATTCGCATTAGGGATAGTCACCTTGATATGCGTCATCATGGCCACATCCCTCGTTCCACAACCCCCAAAAATCCGACTCAACTCGCTCTTCGTGTCCAAACTTAACATCTCAAGAGGAATGCTAGGTGCCAACTTTGACGTAACCTTCACAATAGAGAACCCTAATCTGGTTTCATGGGTGCGCTTTAACCGCTTAGATGGTTCAATTTCGTACAAAGATAACGTTGTCCTGACATACTCGTTGGAGCCATTTGTGTTGGGATTGAAGCAGCAAAGAACGATGCGCGTAAAGATATCGACAATGGCGTTAGAAGATGATGATCAACCAGTTGTGGAGGAATGGGTGTTGGACGAGGTCAAAAGGCAACGTGAAGATGGGGCTGTGGAATTAAGCATGGAAATGTTTGCTTGGGCGACGTACAAGACTGGTTGGTGGGGAACACAATTTGTTATAATGAACCCTCAATGTTTGGATTTGAGGGTTGGTTTCTTGCCTAAACTAGGGTTCGGAAGCTGGATTAGTGGAGGGCCTATGATGTGCTCGGTTCCCGTGCTAATTGACTAA